From a region of the Lentilactobacillus curieae genome:
- a CDS encoding DUF1836 domain-containing protein, giving the protein MSRLVSHVPLRLPLWDELPTESLRMKQLLEITNQYVEPIIDDTLTQTMMHNYFKADVLPAPVGKFYEQKDVAGAIVVDLLKNNFSLNEIKYALHWVLREFSPKEGYDNFVNMFNEQAKQEPFSPKSLTSIDLKSATEVTKMQYAGLHSILYWYYSKKMLEKDWKKKK; this is encoded by the coding sequence GTGAGCAGACTGGTAAGCCACGTTCCACTCAGACTACCACTTTGGGACGAGTTGCCAACGGAAAGTTTGCGAATGAAACAACTGCTTGAAATTACCAATCAATACGTTGAACCGATTATTGACGATACGTTGACTCAAACAATGATGCATAACTATTTCAAAGCAGATGTTCTCCCCGCCCCTGTTGGCAAGTTCTATGAACAAAAAGACGTTGCCGGAGCAATCGTAGTTGACCTTTTAAAAAACAACTTTTCTTTAAATGAAATTAAGTATGCCCTTCACTGGGTGCTTAGAGAATTTTCGCCAAAGGAAGGTTATGACAACTTCGTTAATATGTTCAACGAACAAGCTAAACAAGAACCGTTTTCACCTAAATCTTTGACCAGTATTGATTTAAAATCAGCCACAGAAGTTACCAAAATGCAGTACGCTGGTCTCCACTCAATATTGTATTGGTATTATTCCAAGAAGATGTTAGAAAAGGATTGGAAGAAGAAAAAATGA
- a CDS encoding DegV family protein — MQPKIGLLVDSAFDIPAEIAANTNVDIVPLIVTVNGEEYLDRETIDTNEVYRFMDKDVIPKTASPTIELVIKSIERLKSRGFTEIVAVTISGGLSVTNQVFKQAAEQYSDLKISVIDTKNIGIGSGLIATYAEDLILEGVGFEDIVKRVNHSVANSRVYFYVPTLKFLRLGGRIGRVAGLVGSALKIKPIISCNEDGIYYPIAKARSESKAISKLIDLAVEHSKTAAHARVAVVQGNDDALMKKVTAMMQEKLPKQNIYNGDVSPALGVHTGSGLIGIAVQID, encoded by the coding sequence ATGCAACCAAAAATTGGATTACTAGTCGATTCTGCTTTTGATATTCCCGCAGAAATCGCTGCAAACACAAACGTCGATATTGTTCCACTCATTGTTACAGTCAATGGTGAGGAGTACCTAGATCGCGAAACCATTGATACTAATGAGGTTTATAGGTTCATGGATAAAGATGTAATTCCCAAAACCGCGAGTCCAACCATTGAATTGGTCATTAAATCAATTGAGCGACTAAAATCCAGAGGTTTTACTGAGATTGTTGCCGTAACAATTTCAGGTGGTCTTTCAGTTACTAACCAAGTATTTAAACAAGCTGCAGAACAGTATTCTGACCTTAAAATTTCCGTGATTGATACTAAAAACATTGGAATCGGAAGTGGCCTGATCGCAACATACGCTGAGGATTTGATTCTTGAAGGTGTCGGTTTTGAGGATATAGTTAAGCGGGTAAACCACTCAGTTGCGAATAGTCGAGTTTATTTTTACGTACCTACCCTTAAGTTTCTCCGCCTAGGTGGCCGAATTGGCCGAGTTGCTGGATTAGTTGGTTCGGCACTAAAAATCAAACCAATTATTTCTTGTAATGAAGATGGAATCTACTACCCAATCGCTAAGGCGCGCTCAGAATCTAAGGCCATCTCTAAACTTATAGATCTAGCAGTTGAGCATTCAAAAACCGCCGCTCATGCGCGCGTTGCTGTTGTCCAAGGAAATGATGATGCCTTGATGAAAAAAGTAACTGCCATGATGCAAGAAAAGTTGCCTAAACAAAACATATACAATGGTGATGTTTCGCCTGCTCTCGGAGTTCATACCGGTTCAGGGTTGATTGGGATTGCCGTTCAAATCGATTAG
- a CDS encoding HIT family protein gives MKQANCIFCQRIGIPIVLENDLAVAFWDIHPVRKGHLLVVLKEHKQDYFQLDKPELLAMDDLVRQGKVLIDSKYAPDGYNIGINVGEYAGQTVMHCHFHLIPRYKGDVKHPAGGIRNMLPRAARFLKRK, from the coding sequence ATGAAACAGGCTAACTGTATTTTCTGTCAACGAATTGGTATCCCAATCGTACTTGAGAACGACCTAGCAGTGGCCTTCTGGGATATTCATCCCGTTCGTAAGGGACACTTATTGGTTGTGTTGAAGGAACATAAGCAAGACTATTTTCAGTTGGACAAGCCTGAATTGTTAGCTATGGATGACTTAGTGCGTCAAGGCAAAGTTTTAATCGATAGCAAATATGCTCCTGATGGCTACAACATCGGTATCAACGTTGGTGAGTATGCTGGGCAAACCGTTATGCACTGCCACTTTCACCTAATTCCTAGATATAAAGGTGATGTTAAACACCCCGCGGGTGGCATTCGTAACATGCTACCTCGAGCTGCCAGATTTTTAAAACGAAAATAA
- a CDS encoding M1 family metallopeptidase translates to MTEITHFYETFQPEHYDIYLDINRDKKQFSGKTTITGDAKTEKISIHQKFLNIEKVEVDGNSANFTKDDDNDAFYVEIGHKGDVKVTITYSAKLTDSMMGIYPSYYEVNGEKKQIIGTQFETTFARQAFPSVDEPEAKATFDLAIKYDEQPGETILANMPEVKEEAGVHYFDTTVRMSTYLIAFAFGDLQSKTTTTKSGVKVGAFGTKAHKANELDFALDIAKRSIEFYEDFYQTPYPLPHSWQLALPDFSAGAMENWGLVTYREAYLLLDPDNTALDTKQVVATVIAHELAHQWFGDLVTMKWWDDLWLNESFANMMEYVSIDAIEPDWHIWELFQTSDAPMALQRDATDGVQPVHVQVNNPAEIDALFDPAIVYAKGARMLVMVRALLGDDALREGLKNYFAAHKYGNARGEDLWSALGDASGLNVGKIMNSWLEQPGYPVVDALVQNGDLMLTQNQFFIGEGKYAGRQWQVPLNSNYAEAPEIFGERTINLGNYAELRKQNGKPFRVNIGNNSHFIVNYDQTLLDDILATATELDPIDQLQVLQDLRLLAEGRRISYAKIVPLLANFADSKSNIVNAILYQIAGDLRKFLTPDSAEEETLRKLYDKLSESQVERLGWQPQAGESNDDQLTRPYVLSASLYAKSADSIAAAHKLFEDNHDRLESLAADTRVFVLRNEVKNFGSDALFEELLHTYVQTSDASFKADIRAALTSTTDQEQIKKIVAKFEDAGTIKPQDLRGWYFGVLANNDGQQAAWDWIRNDWQWLEDTVGGDMEFSSFITVTSRVFRTPERLAEFKEFFEPKLNTPGLTREIEMDIRIIETRVKLVEDEKTAVNAAVKDAVK, encoded by the coding sequence ATGACTGAAATAACCCATTTTTATGAGACATTCCAACCAGAACATTACGATATTTATTTAGACATCAACCGAGACAAAAAACAGTTCAGTGGTAAGACCACAATTACAGGTGATGCTAAAACAGAAAAAATTTCCATTCACCAGAAGTTTTTAAACATTGAGAAGGTTGAGGTTGACGGCAACAGCGCTAACTTTACCAAAGATGATGATAATGATGCTTTTTACGTTGAAATTGGCCACAAGGGTGACGTTAAGGTAACTATCACATACAGTGCGAAATTAACTGATAGCATGATGGGAATTTACCCTTCATATTACGAAGTAAATGGTGAAAAGAAGCAAATCATCGGAACTCAATTCGAAACCACATTTGCTAGACAGGCTTTCCCATCAGTTGATGAGCCGGAAGCTAAGGCTACGTTTGACCTAGCAATCAAGTACGATGAACAACCTGGTGAAACGATTCTTGCTAACATGCCTGAAGTTAAGGAAGAAGCCGGTGTTCACTACTTTGATACCACTGTCAGAATGTCAACTTACCTAATTGCGTTTGCATTTGGTGACCTTCAAAGCAAGACAACTACCACAAAGAGTGGCGTTAAGGTCGGAGCGTTTGGCACTAAGGCACATAAAGCAAACGAACTAGACTTTGCTTTAGATATTGCAAAACGGTCAATCGAATTCTATGAAGATTTCTACCAGACGCCATATCCGCTTCCACATTCATGGCAATTGGCTTTACCTGATTTCTCTGCTGGTGCAATGGAGAACTGGGGACTAGTAACTTACCGTGAGGCGTACTTGCTCCTAGACCCTGACAATACTGCTTTGGATACTAAACAAGTGGTTGCCACAGTTATCGCCCATGAGCTGGCTCACCAATGGTTCGGAGACCTCGTAACTATGAAGTGGTGGGATGATCTCTGGTTAAACGAAAGTTTTGCTAACATGATGGAATACGTTTCAATTGATGCCATTGAACCAGATTGGCACATTTGGGAATTATTCCAAACTTCAGATGCACCAATGGCATTGCAACGTGATGCTACTGACGGAGTTCAACCAGTTCACGTTCAGGTTAACAACCCAGCTGAAATCGATGCTTTATTTGATCCAGCAATTGTTTATGCCAAGGGTGCCAGAATGCTGGTAATGGTTCGGGCTTTACTCGGTGATGACGCACTTAGAGAGGGACTAAAGAACTACTTTGCAGCCCACAAGTATGGTAACGCCCGTGGGGAAGATTTGTGGTCAGCTTTGGGGGATGCTTCGGGACTTAACGTTGGTAAAATCATGAATTCGTGGCTCGAACAACCGGGTTACCCAGTTGTTGATGCTCTAGTTCAAAATGGGGATTTGATGCTAACTCAAAACCAATTCTTCATTGGTGAAGGCAAATATGCTGGCCGTCAATGGCAAGTGCCTTTAAATAGTAATTACGCAGAAGCTCCGGAAATTTTTGGGGAGAGGACAATTAATTTAGGAAACTACGCTGAGTTGAGAAAGCAAAATGGGAAACCATTCCGTGTCAATATTGGCAACAATTCTCACTTTATTGTCAACTATGATCAAACTTTACTGGATGATATTTTGGCAACCGCGACTGAACTTGACCCAATCGATCAGTTGCAAGTGTTACAGGATCTTCGTTTGTTAGCTGAGGGTCGGCGAATTTCATATGCAAAGATTGTGCCATTGTTGGCTAACTTTGCGGATAGTAAATCAAATATTGTTAACGCAATTTTGTATCAAATTGCGGGTGACCTTCGGAAATTTTTAACTCCGGATTCCGCTGAAGAAGAGACTTTACGTAAATTGTATGATAAGTTGAGTGAGAGCCAAGTAGAGCGCCTTGGATGGCAACCACAGGCCGGCGAGAGTAATGATGACCAGTTAACCAGGCCATACGTTTTAAGCGCCTCACTGTACGCTAAGAGTGCGGATTCAATTGCAGCAGCTCACAAGTTGTTTGAAGACAATCATGACCGCCTTGAATCATTGGCTGCAGATACGCGAGTATTTGTTTTAAGAAATGAAGTTAAGAATTTCGGTAGTGATGCACTATTTGAAGAACTTCTACACACTTATGTACAAACTTCTGACGCTAGTTTTAAAGCTGACATCCGTGCAGCGCTAACCAGCACCACTGATCAAGAACAAATCAAAAAAATCGTTGCTAAATTTGAAGATGCTGGAACAATCAAACCACAAGACTTGCGTGGTTGGTACTTCGGTGTTCTTGCAAACAACGATGGTCAACAAGCTGCCTGGGATTGGATTAGAAATGACTGGCAATGGCTTGAAGATACAGTCGGTGGGGATATGGAATTCTCATCATTTATCACCGTTACTTCAAGAGTGTTCCGGACTCCAGAACGGTTAGCTGAGTTTAAAGAGTTCTTTGAACCTAAACTCAACACTCCAGGATTAACTCGGGAAATTGAAATGGATATCAGAATTATTGAAACTCGAGTTAAGTTGGTCGAAGATGAAAAGACAGCTGTGAATGCAGCAGTCAAAGATGCAGTTAAGTAA
- a CDS encoding DUF4352 domain-containing protein encodes MADYKKKTQKLTRITLLASLLVVLMIGLGTLFSHEEVDKASAVVPTTTKSQNSQGPHQLVTKDGYQITVNQVERYRGSALDKPQAGHEFVICNVTIKNNSKVDQHYTNLDFKFCDGNDDCQVGRTLMDKNYVHDSLQFGTLAPQEMVTGNLVGEVRRGSGDLSLHFKPADIGTKVEKINLG; translated from the coding sequence ATGGCGGATTACAAGAAAAAAACTCAAAAACTAACCCGAATTACTCTGTTAGCCAGTTTATTGGTGGTACTGATGATTGGACTTGGCACACTATTTAGCCACGAAGAGGTCGATAAGGCTTCTGCAGTTGTTCCAACAACCACTAAGTCTCAAAACAGCCAGGGACCTCATCAGCTGGTGACTAAGGATGGTTATCAAATCACGGTAAACCAAGTGGAACGGTACCGTGGTTCAGCATTGGACAAGCCACAAGCTGGGCACGAATTCGTCATTTGCAACGTTACGATTAAAAATAATTCTAAAGTTGATCAGCATTACACCAATCTTGATTTTAAATTCTGTGATGGTAACGATGATTGCCAAGTAGGCAGGACGTTGATGGATAAAAATTATGTTCATGACTCACTTCAGTTTGGAACTCTCGCACCCCAGGAAATGGTGACGGGAAATCTAGTTGGCGAAGTTAGGCGGGGAAGTGGCGACTTATCGCTACATTTCAAGCCTGCTGATATTGGGACAAAGGTTGAGAAAATTAATCTGGGATAA